In Halopseudomonas nanhaiensis, a single window of DNA contains:
- the uvrB gene encoding excinuclease ABC subunit UvrB codes for MSQFKLQTRFKPAGDQPVAIHQLVEGLEAGLSHQTLLGVTGSGKTFTIANVISQVQRPAIIMAPNKTLAAQLYGEFREFFPNNAVEYFVSYYDYYQPEAYVPSSDTFIEKDASINDHIEQMRLSATKALLERPDAIIVATVSAIYGLGDPSSYLRMVLHISRGDLIDQRTMLRRLAELQYTRNDMELSRATYRVRGDVIDVFPAESDLEAIRIELFDDTVETISFFDPLTGEVLRKVPRTTIYPKSHYVTPRENLVDAVEKIKVELKERLEYLHANNKLVEAQRLEQRTRFDIEMIMELGYCNGIENYSRYLSGRPQGLPPPTLYDYLPANSLLIIDESHVSVPQVGAMYKGDRSRKETLVEYGFRLPSALDNRPMRFDEWEAISPQTIFVSATPGPYEAEHAGRVVEQVVRPTGLVDPTIEVRPARTQVDDLLSEINLCIEKSQRILVTTLTKRMAEDLSDYLADHGVKVRYLHSDIDTVERVEIIRDLRIGTFDVLVGINLLREGLDMPEVALVAILDADKEGFLRSERSLIQTIGRAARNLNGRAILYADQMTGSMERAINETERRREKQIAFNLEHGITPIGVTKSIKDIMEGAVVPGSRSNKRKKAQAAEEGGEYAVNLRSPSEITKRIRQLEEKMFQAARDLEFELAAGIRDEITKLRDQLKKI; via the coding sequence ATGAGCCAGTTCAAGTTGCAAACCCGATTCAAGCCGGCCGGTGATCAGCCCGTAGCCATCCATCAACTGGTGGAAGGGCTGGAAGCGGGGCTGTCGCATCAGACGCTGCTCGGTGTGACCGGCTCCGGCAAGACCTTCACCATCGCCAACGTCATCAGTCAGGTGCAGCGCCCGGCGATCATCATGGCGCCGAACAAGACGCTGGCTGCGCAGCTGTATGGCGAGTTTCGTGAGTTCTTCCCAAACAACGCGGTGGAGTACTTCGTTTCCTACTACGACTACTACCAGCCGGAAGCCTATGTGCCGTCGTCCGACACCTTTATCGAGAAGGACGCCTCGATCAACGACCACATCGAGCAGATGCGCCTCTCCGCGACCAAGGCGCTGCTGGAGCGGCCGGACGCAATCATCGTTGCAACCGTGTCGGCCATTTACGGTTTGGGTGACCCGTCGTCCTATCTGCGGATGGTGCTGCACATCAGCCGTGGCGATCTGATCGATCAGCGCACCATGTTGCGCCGCCTGGCCGAACTGCAGTACACCCGCAATGACATGGAACTGTCCCGTGCCACCTACCGCGTACGCGGTGACGTGATCGACGTGTTTCCGGCCGAGTCGGACCTCGAGGCGATCCGTATCGAGCTGTTCGACGATACGGTGGAAACCATCAGCTTCTTCGACCCGCTAACAGGTGAGGTTTTACGTAAGGTTCCGCGCACAACTATCTATCCCAAATCACATTATGTGACGCCGCGGGAGAATCTGGTCGACGCCGTCGAGAAGATCAAGGTCGAGCTCAAGGAGCGGCTGGAATACCTGCACGCGAACAACAAGCTGGTCGAGGCACAGCGCCTGGAGCAACGCACCCGGTTCGATATCGAGATGATCATGGAGCTTGGTTACTGCAACGGCATCGAGAACTACTCGCGCTATCTCTCAGGGCGCCCCCAAGGCCTGCCGCCGCCGACGCTCTACGATTACCTGCCTGCAAACTCGCTATTGATCATCGACGAGTCCCACGTTTCGGTGCCGCAGGTGGGCGCCATGTACAAGGGCGACCGCTCGCGCAAGGAAACGCTGGTGGAGTATGGCTTCCGCCTGCCCTCGGCGCTGGATAACCGGCCGATGCGCTTCGATGAGTGGGAGGCGATCTCCCCGCAGACGATCTTCGTATCGGCCACGCCCGGGCCTTACGAGGCAGAGCACGCCGGGCGTGTGGTGGAGCAGGTGGTTCGACCGACCGGCCTTGTCGACCCGACCATCGAGGTTCGGCCGGCGCGCACCCAGGTCGACGACCTGCTCTCGGAGATCAATCTGTGCATCGAGAAGAGCCAGCGCATACTGGTGACCACGCTCACCAAGCGCATGGCGGAAGACCTCAGCGATTACCTCGCCGATCACGGCGTCAAGGTGCGTTACCTGCACTCGGACATCGACACGGTCGAGCGCGTGGAGATCATTCGCGACCTGCGCATCGGTACCTTCGATGTGCTAGTTGGCATTAACTTGTTGCGCGAAGGCCTTGATATGCCTGAAGTTGCGTTAGTTGCGATTCTTGACGCCGACAAGGAAGGCTTCCTGCGGTCAGAGCGGTCGCTGATTCAGACCATCGGCCGGGCCGCGCGGAATCTCAATGGCCGGGCCATTCTCTACGCCGACCAGATGACCGGGTCGATGGAGCGGGCGATCAACGAAACCGAGCGCCGCCGCGAGAAGCAGATAGCCTTCAACCTTGAGCACGGCATTACACCGATCGGCGTGACCAAGAGCATCAAGGACATCATGGAAGGCGCCGTCGTGCCCGGCAGCCGCTCCAACAAACGCAAGAAGGCCCAGGCTGCGGAAGAGGGCGGCGAATACGCCGTCAACCTGCGTTCGCCATCGGAGATCACCAAGCGGATTCGTCAGCTGGAGGAAAAGATGTTCCAGGCCGCGCGGGATCTGGAGTTCGAGCTGGCGGCAGGTATTCGCGACGAGATCACCAAGCTGCGTGATCAGTTGAAGAAGATTTGA